One Leptospira stimsonii DNA segment encodes these proteins:
- a CDS encoding EAL domain-containing response regulator produces MNGNEIPKKESGDSKPVILLVDDELIILRGLKEQLKLAFGKEYDIETAEDAESAWEILEEYMASGIDIPVVICDQVMPGVKGDELLIRIHNRNPDIRKIMLTGQASADAVGNALNHANLYRYLSKPWDSNDLILTIREALKSYFKDVSLLDLNQKLEKTLLYDRETDLPNLESLRRELEEKEGRKIPSTLSVIRIESSTSTTHHFGVGVYHKVLNRFLNFLSTFLGKSGRLFHLYQDEVAVLSDLEESKFHSLLVAFRILLRSEYLEADGISFRVNVSIGVATDYSALYYKARIAMMNAAQNRELELMQYSNSMEEGDQYQINLVLGRKLNDAINAGNVIPFFQGIYDNKLEKITKFECLARIQEGNEVFSPASFISIARSTGVIRRLTPIMIEKSLRYFSKHPEYSFSVNISESDLEKKGFTLWVMSRLQHYGIPPERLTLEILETDRLTGGDRGLETIKELKECGCKIAIDDFGVDQSNFERLMEIDPDFIKIDGKFIQGIHLSRTPLLLTSAMTEMAHRIGAKVIAEFVAGKEEFDTVRSLGVEYCQGYYIMEPSPEILPVPKVSL; encoded by the coding sequence ATGAACGGAAACGAAATTCCTAAGAAAGAAAGCGGAGATTCTAAACCCGTTATACTTTTGGTCGACGACGAATTGATCATTCTGAGAGGGCTCAAGGAACAACTCAAACTCGCGTTCGGAAAAGAATACGATATCGAGACGGCCGAAGATGCGGAGTCCGCTTGGGAAATTTTGGAAGAATATATGGCGAGCGGGATCGACATTCCGGTCGTGATCTGCGATCAAGTGATGCCGGGTGTGAAAGGTGATGAACTTCTCATTCGAATCCACAATCGAAATCCGGACATTCGTAAGATCATGCTTACCGGCCAAGCGTCGGCCGACGCCGTAGGAAACGCTTTGAATCACGCGAATTTATATCGTTATCTTTCTAAACCTTGGGACTCCAACGATTTGATTCTTACGATTCGAGAGGCGCTCAAATCGTATTTCAAAGACGTTTCTCTTTTGGACCTCAATCAGAAATTGGAGAAGACGCTTCTGTATGATAGGGAAACGGATCTCCCCAATTTAGAAAGTCTGCGTAGGGAATTGGAGGAAAAGGAAGGTAGAAAAATTCCTTCCACTTTATCCGTGATTCGAATCGAATCCTCCACTTCGACCACGCATCATTTCGGCGTCGGCGTCTATCATAAGGTTCTCAACCGATTCTTAAATTTTCTTTCGACGTTTTTAGGAAAGTCGGGGAGATTGTTCCATCTTTATCAAGACGAAGTGGCCGTTCTTTCCGACCTCGAAGAAAGTAAATTCCATTCTCTTTTGGTCGCCTTCCGAATTCTTCTCCGATCGGAATATCTGGAAGCGGACGGAATTTCTTTTCGAGTCAACGTTTCCATAGGAGTGGCCACCGACTATTCCGCGTTATACTATAAAGCGAGGATCGCGATGATGAATGCGGCTCAAAACAGGGAACTTGAGCTGATGCAGTATTCAAACTCGATGGAAGAAGGGGATCAGTATCAAATCAATCTTGTTTTGGGCAGAAAACTCAACGACGCGATTAACGCCGGTAATGTGATTCCTTTTTTTCAGGGGATCTACGACAACAAATTGGAGAAGATTACAAAGTTCGAATGTCTCGCAAGAATTCAAGAAGGGAACGAAGTTTTTTCTCCCGCGAGTTTTATCTCCATTGCGAGATCCACCGGAGTGATTCGACGTTTAACTCCGATCATGATCGAAAAATCACTTCGTTACTTTTCAAAACATCCCGAATATTCCTTTTCGGTAAACATTTCCGAATCCGATTTGGAAAAAAAAGGGTTCACACTTTGGGTGATGAGTCGTCTTCAACACTACGGAATTCCTCCGGAACGATTGACTCTCGAAATTTTAGAAACGGATCGACTTACCGGAGGCGACCGGGGTTTGGAAACGATCAAAGAGCTGAAGGAATGCGGTTGTAAAATTGCCATAGACGACTTCGGGGTGGATCAATCCAATTTCGAAAGACTGATGGAGATCGATCCCGACTTTATCAAAATCGACGGCAAGTTCATCCAAGGGATTCACTTGAGCCGGACTCCTTTGCTTCTTACCTCTGCAATGACGGAAATGGCACATCGTATCGGTGCGAAGGTAATCGCGGAATTCGTCGCTGGGAAAGAAGAATTTGACACGGTTCGATCCCTTGGGGTGGAATATTGTCAGGGTTATTATATCATGGAACCTTCTCCCGAAATTCTTCCGGTTCCAAAAGTTTCGCTTTAA
- a CDS encoding response regulator, translating into MDKAILFVDDEALILMSMKSQVKRHLGDGYRYETALDAGEAWQIIEELVHEDVRILVIISDWLMPNVKGDEFLRQVHSKYPEIQKVIVTGHADDSSIEALKKEINLRSYLKKPWDERELVSTITTALQG; encoded by the coding sequence TTGGATAAGGCAATTCTTTTTGTAGACGATGAAGCTCTGATTCTTATGAGCATGAAATCTCAGGTGAAACGTCATCTTGGAGACGGCTACCGGTACGAAACGGCGTTAGACGCCGGTGAGGCTTGGCAAATCATAGAAGAGCTGGTTCACGAAGACGTCCGAATTTTGGTCATCATTTCCGATTGGTTGATGCCGAACGTAAAAGGGGACGAATTCTTAAGACAGGTTCACAGCAAATATCCTGAAATCCAGAAAGTGATCGTTACGGGTCACGCGGACGATTCCTCCATTGAAGCGTTAAAAAAGGAAATCAATCTTCGCTCTTATCTTAAAAAACCTTGGGATGAAAGAGAATTGGTTTCAACGATCACCACCGCATTACAGGGATAA
- a CDS encoding flavin-containing monooxygenase: protein MSNAKPEIKKTGSKRKPQDKSEKFLIIGAGPAGLATARNLQRYHIPFEGVDGYKDVGGLWDIENPHSTVYETAHLISSKRMTEFAEFPMKKSVAEYPSHTELATYFRDFAKEFDLYKYYKFNTKVKNVTAVDQNWLVEFHNGDSAVYKGILIATGTLHHPNIPEYPGKFSGKIMHSSEYKSPKIFEGKRVLIVGAGNSGCDIAVDAIHYAKKVKMSVRRGYHFVPKYVFGKPADTLGGLFKLPAWAKQKVDSIILGMFTLDPEKYGFPKADHKLYESHPIVNSLILHHLGHGDIAIKQDILKFNGKTVYFKDGTSEEFDLILYATGYKLYYPFISPTYLNWKGAAPDLYLNTFHPVYNNLFVMGMVEASGIGWEGRYEQAEMVAGFIKGLEENTKEARKLVEEKSHGNIDLSGGFHYIKLDRMAYYVERDTYRNTVRQKISRLNKELNERSESKESKGQIETKRKVAS, encoded by the coding sequence ATGTCGAACGCTAAGCCTGAAATCAAAAAAACCGGATCAAAACGTAAGCCGCAGGACAAGAGTGAAAAATTCTTAATTATCGGCGCCGGTCCGGCCGGTCTTGCTACGGCGAGAAACCTTCAGAGATATCATATTCCTTTTGAAGGAGTGGACGGGTATAAAGACGTTGGTGGACTATGGGACATCGAAAATCCGCATAGTACCGTCTATGAAACGGCTCATCTTATATCTTCAAAAAGAATGACTGAATTCGCAGAATTTCCGATGAAGAAATCCGTTGCGGAATATCCCTCGCACACGGAGTTGGCGACTTATTTTCGAGACTTCGCGAAAGAATTTGATTTATACAAATATTATAAATTCAATACAAAGGTTAAGAATGTAACAGCCGTTGATCAAAACTGGTTAGTAGAATTTCACAATGGCGATTCCGCAGTTTATAAGGGGATTCTGATCGCGACGGGGACTCTTCATCATCCGAATATCCCCGAATATCCGGGAAAATTTTCCGGCAAGATCATGCATTCTTCCGAATACAAAAGTCCGAAAATTTTCGAAGGGAAAAGAGTCCTCATCGTAGGAGCCGGGAATAGCGGATGTGACATTGCCGTCGATGCGATTCATTACGCAAAAAAAGTAAAGATGAGCGTACGAAGAGGCTATCACTTCGTACCAAAATATGTTTTTGGAAAGCCCGCGGATACGTTAGGCGGTCTATTTAAACTCCCAGCCTGGGCAAAACAAAAAGTGGATTCTATTATATTGGGCATGTTCACCTTGGATCCGGAAAAATACGGTTTTCCAAAGGCGGATCATAAATTATATGAAAGTCATCCGATCGTGAATTCTCTTATATTGCATCATTTAGGACACGGCGACATTGCTATCAAACAGGATATTCTAAAATTCAACGGAAAGACCGTTTATTTCAAGGATGGAACATCCGAAGAATTTGATCTCATATTGTATGCGACGGGATATAAACTCTATTATCCATTCATAAGTCCGACTTACTTAAATTGGAAAGGAGCCGCTCCCGATTTGTATTTGAATACGTTTCATCCGGTATATAACAATTTATTTGTTATGGGTATGGTCGAAGCATCCGGGATCGGATGGGAAGGAAGATATGAGCAGGCCGAAATGGTCGCGGGATTTATAAAGGGATTAGAAGAAAATACAAAAGAAGCAAGAAAATTAGTAGAAGAAAAGTCGCACGGAAACATAGACCTAAGCGGCGGATTCCATTATATAAAATTAGACAGGATGGCCTATTACGTAGAAAGGGATACTTATCGCAATACGGTTCGTCAAAAAATTTCACGGTTAAATAAAGAATTAAATGAAAGGTCAGAGAGCAAGGAATCAAAAGGACAAATCGAAACGAAGAGAAAAGTTGCTTCATAG
- a CDS encoding TetR/AcrR family transcriptional regulator, with amino-acid sequence MLHSAMKQFCKLGYEKTTIGDITKYAGLSTGTFYIYYQSKIEIFKTLLNIGIDGLRRELMDAVKKSIKQTRGNALRELSLAYCNYYKKNPEYYQIIVMVTLQDNDLRERGSRISKLIDKKTLRVLRLVKNNIQDGIKTREFRKVNPWTTAYTFWATLDGVLTLQTRNNLKVVGIELNELISKSIDTLLLGIQNVQKTSRK; translated from the coding sequence TTGCTTCATAGCGCGATGAAGCAGTTTTGCAAACTCGGTTATGAAAAAACAACGATCGGAGACATTACCAAGTATGCAGGGCTAAGCACCGGGACGTTTTACATTTATTATCAGAGCAAAATTGAAATTTTCAAAACCCTTTTAAATATCGGGATCGACGGCTTGAGAAGGGAATTGATGGACGCCGTTAAAAAATCGATCAAGCAAACAAGGGGAAATGCATTGCGAGAGTTGTCTCTCGCCTACTGTAATTACTATAAAAAGAATCCGGAATATTATCAGATTATCGTAATGGTGACATTACAAGATAACGACTTACGGGAAAGAGGAAGTAGGATCAGCAAGTTGATCGACAAAAAGACACTTAGGGTTCTTAGATTAGTAAAAAATAATATCCAAGATGGAATAAAAACCCGTGAATTCAGGAAAGTAAATCCCTGGACGACGGCATACACTTTTTGGGCCACTCTAGACGGCGTTTTGACTTTACAAACCCGTAATAATCTAAAAGTAGTGGGTATTGAATTGAACGAATTAATTTCAAAAAGTATCGATACCTTATTATTGGGTATTCAGAATGTTCAAAAAACGAGTCGTAAGTAA
- a CDS encoding bile acid:sodium symporter family protein, translated as MDIDTIHLNFNPYSLIALNVVLAFIMFGVALDLKLKDFYSVWKQPKAPIIGVIAQFILLPFSTWILVQIIQPAPSIALGMILVAACPGGNISNFITHLSKGNTALSVSMTGISTALATVMTPLNIAFWGSLTPGTDKILKEIQLDTFSMVITVFLILGIPLALGLFFSHKLPQLTQKIKKSFKYASIIFFIVFIGLALTANFENFRKYIHLVFFAVFVQNSVAFAVGYFSSKIFRLTEYDSRAVAIEVGIQNSGLGLTLIFDFFGGLGGMALVAAWWGVWHIISGLTLAKIFNKRPIE; from the coding sequence GTGGATATAGATACAATACACTTAAATTTCAACCCATATAGTTTAATTGCATTAAACGTAGTTTTAGCATTCATCATGTTTGGTGTAGCTTTAGATTTAAAGTTGAAAGATTTTTATAGCGTTTGGAAGCAACCGAAAGCGCCCATTATAGGCGTGATCGCTCAATTCATTTTACTTCCTTTTAGCACTTGGATCTTAGTGCAAATCATTCAGCCAGCACCCTCGATTGCCTTAGGAATGATTCTGGTCGCGGCCTGTCCTGGCGGGAACATATCAAATTTTATCACTCACTTATCTAAGGGAAATACCGCTTTGTCGGTAAGTATGACAGGCATTTCGACTGCGTTGGCGACCGTGATGACTCCGCTCAATATTGCCTTTTGGGGATCATTGACTCCGGGAACGGATAAGATTTTGAAAGAAATTCAGTTGGATACTTTTTCGATGGTGATCACCGTTTTTTTAATCCTCGGTATACCGCTTGCATTGGGGTTGTTCTTTTCCCACAAGCTTCCCCAGCTGACTCAAAAAATTAAAAAATCTTTCAAGTATGCATCGATTATTTTCTTCATCGTTTTTATTGGTTTGGCGCTGACCGCGAACTTTGAAAATTTTAGAAAATATATTCACTTAGTTTTTTTTGCGGTGTTTGTTCAGAATTCGGTCGCATTTGCTGTCGGTTATTTTTCCTCCAAGATATTCCGGTTAACGGAATATGATTCCAGAGCGGTCGCAATCGAAGTGGGAATCCAAAATTCCGGATTAGGATTAACACTGATTTTTGATTTTTTCGGAGGCCTTGGTGGTATGGCTTTGGTGGCCGCGTGGTGGGGTGTTTGGCATATCATATCCGGACTTACTTTGGCAAAAATTTTTAATAAGAGACCTATCGAATAG
- a CDS encoding NAD-dependent epimerase/dehydratase family protein: MITGAFGFIGKAVLRKIFLNIDRPNRVIGLDIVSESSDLIQSLRDEIGEFPEYFEYKKMDVRSPEIENVLKNNNINSVVHLASVMNPIGKMSRETQHEIDIGGTKNLLDACLKAKTDYIIVTSSGAAYGYYENNPEWIVETDEIRGNEEFAYSAHKREVEELLSKYRDDSPHLKQLILRPGTILGKNVNNQITDLFKKSVIIGIVGSKTPFVFIEDEDVSSIILQGLITRKDGIYNLAGDGAIPLREIAARINKIYLPIPAIVIKTILWFLQKLHLTQYGPDQVNFLRYRPVLSNRNLKEEFGYVPKRSSSEVLDFYLENNDVTK, from the coding sequence TTGATTACCGGCGCCTTCGGATTTATAGGGAAGGCAGTTTTAAGAAAAATTTTCCTAAACATTGATCGTCCAAATCGGGTGATCGGATTAGACATTGTGTCTGAATCTTCAGATCTGATTCAATCATTGCGGGATGAAATCGGGGAGTTTCCGGAATACTTCGAATACAAAAAAATGGACGTTCGATCTCCGGAAATTGAAAATGTATTAAAAAATAATAATATAAATTCGGTAGTGCACCTCGCTTCGGTTATGAATCCTATCGGAAAAATGAGTCGAGAAACTCAGCATGAAATAGATATAGGAGGAACCAAAAATTTACTGGATGCGTGTTTAAAAGCTAAAACCGATTATATTATTGTCACAAGTAGCGGAGCGGCGTACGGATATTACGAAAATAATCCTGAGTGGATTGTCGAAACGGATGAAATTAGAGGGAATGAAGAATTCGCTTATTCCGCTCATAAAAGAGAGGTGGAAGAATTACTTTCTAAATATAGAGATGATTCCCCGCACTTAAAACAATTAATATTACGTCCCGGGACAATCTTAGGTAAAAACGTAAACAATCAAATAACCGATCTTTTCAAAAAATCCGTGATCATCGGAATCGTAGGAAGCAAGACACCGTTCGTGTTTATTGAAGACGAAGACGTTTCCAGCATAATCCTGCAAGGTTTAATCACGAGAAAAGACGGTATATATAATTTAGCAGGCGACGGGGCGATACCTCTGAGAGAAATCGCGGCACGAATCAATAAAATCTACCTACCAATACCGGCGATCGTCATCAAAACGATTTTGTGGTTTTTGCAGAAATTACACCTCACTCAATATGGACCCGATCAGGTAAATTTTTTACGATATAGACCCGTATTATCAAATCGGAATCTAAAAGAAGAATTCGGGTATGTACCCAAAAGATCAAGTAGCGAAGTCTTAGATTTTTATTTGGAAAATAACGATGTCACAAAATGA
- a CDS encoding SDR family oxidoreductase has protein sequence MSQNERKVVAITGAAGGIGFESALEFYNNGWDLSLCDIDGAMMTQKLTQNKLNSNRILSSEFDITRRESCETWIGETVERFGRLDCLICNAGIAHRSLFKNTDPEVILKVMSINFNSVVFLCHAAIPHLVKGKGSLIGISSVAGFSPLYGRTGYVSSKHALSGFFETIRSELEPELHVCLVYPAFVKTLFDKNTMDGDGKKLTRDKPTIGSHLLPEVVAKNIFRSVAKRKKRIVLSPIAKLSYLLSRLFPNFFTWIMKKNTQSEFL, from the coding sequence ATGTCACAAAATGAACGGAAAGTAGTCGCTATCACCGGAGCCGCAGGTGGAATCGGTTTTGAATCTGCATTAGAATTTTATAATAATGGTTGGGATCTGAGCCTATGCGATATAGACGGCGCTATGATGACACAAAAACTGACCCAAAATAAATTGAATTCTAACCGGATATTATCCAGTGAGTTCGATATAACAAGAAGAGAGAGCTGTGAAACTTGGATTGGAGAAACCGTCGAGCGATTTGGAAGGCTTGATTGCTTAATTTGTAACGCCGGCATTGCCCATCGGTCGCTTTTTAAAAACACCGATCCGGAAGTAATTTTAAAGGTAATGTCCATTAATTTCAACTCAGTCGTCTTTTTATGTCATGCGGCAATTCCACATTTGGTCAAGGGGAAAGGATCTTTAATCGGGATTTCTTCCGTAGCAGGATTTTCACCTCTATACGGCAGGACAGGTTATGTTTCTTCTAAACATGCGTTATCCGGTTTTTTTGAAACAATCCGTTCCGAGTTAGAACCCGAATTACACGTTTGTTTAGTTTACCCCGCATTTGTAAAAACGCTCTTTGATAAAAATACAATGGATGGGGATGGTAAAAAATTAACCAGAGACAAGCCGACAATCGGTAGTCATTTGCTTCCTGAAGTCGTCGCAAAAAACATATTTCGATCTGTTGCGAAGAGGAAAAAACGAATTGTACTATCTCCAATCGCAAAACTATCTTATTTACTATCACGACTGTTTCCGAATTTTTTTACTTGGATTATGAAAAAAAATACACAATCGGAGTTTCTGTGA
- a CDS encoding sulfite exporter TauE/SafE family protein, giving the protein MEILILLGLIIFLCYTIETITGFGSIVIAVTFGSFLFPIPELLPVLAPLNIILGVYIVSRYYKKIDPALLFGKILPGMVLGFLLGYGIFLQLTNTYLKSAFGIFIILVSFRELIFRLIPKLGGIKPHSTWWMLVCTIAAGVMHGIYASGGPILVYALSGLRKGKAEFRVTLSCVWLILNSTLSVLYFFKGLYNAKNLEMLSYYWILIPLGIITGEKLHHVIPEEKFKIVVYGLLLFAGIALLL; this is encoded by the coding sequence ATGGAAATTCTTATTCTTTTAGGCTTGATCATATTTTTGTGTTATACGATCGAAACGATTACCGGATTCGGAAGTATCGTGATTGCAGTGACATTCGGTTCTTTTTTGTTTCCTATTCCGGAATTACTTCCAGTATTAGCGCCTTTGAATATAATTCTTGGAGTTTATATTGTAAGCAGATATTATAAAAAAATTGATCCAGCCCTTTTGTTTGGAAAAATTCTTCCAGGGATGGTGTTGGGATTTTTGTTAGGATACGGGATATTTCTCCAGTTGACAAATACTTACTTAAAGAGTGCGTTCGGCATTTTTATCATTCTGGTTTCATTTAGGGAATTGATCTTTAGACTAATACCAAAGTTAGGTGGAATAAAACCGCATTCGACTTGGTGGATGCTGGTATGTACCATCGCCGCCGGCGTAATGCATGGTATCTATGCATCCGGAGGTCCAATTTTAGTCTATGCTTTGTCAGGTTTGAGAAAAGGTAAGGCTGAATTTAGGGTCACGCTCTCTTGCGTTTGGTTGATTTTGAATTCTACCCTTAGCGTTCTTTATTTTTTTAAGGGTCTCTATAACGCCAAGAATTTAGAAATGTTGTCATATTATTGGATTCTAATACCTCTTGGTATTATTACCGGCGAAAAACTCCACCACGTGATTCCGGAAGAAAAATTTAAGATCGTCGTGTATGGTTTGCTCCTCTTTGCTGGAATCGCGCTTCTTTTATAA